A window of Caretta caretta isolate rCarCar2 chromosome 11, rCarCar1.hap1, whole genome shotgun sequence contains these coding sequences:
- the FASTKD1 gene encoding FAST kinase domain-containing protein 1, mitochondrial has protein sequence MLCLRNIYAFALRRCQFRTLSSDTLLSQLNSCTTEDQVFDLVGKNKAKLSEKHVGSAISLLWKFQKEKSQLLRNIDYVKNHSQFLTLRILAENKIEFMDNDLLVDTLYNVLRFTVEAHDSLVEELVMEAWRRLERFSLPTLSKFAMCLNEQQIYASPLTGKIADIVNVNLDSIQDTRVLSVLMINISGVISQSFRERLIQKAELLLETVNFIHFNHARRMVQFLRNVRRTYRPLLEKCNKVFLENPSQLDLENISLILGLYQSLQFNNTEFRLVIKQKLTETIDDCNNPMSFTKLFAALGPMAGPEVRERLIATALLMVEEFNCHQALVVVETMEEMECRNSHLIQKIASLLHKYLDKYKPVELAKITQALVLLHCQNAELYTKLRRLVVGYLQVNVIPSDISMLTRVLSMLPSSQVDEVVINRVDAILPQCNLSDLNAFATALVRWVRHDQSHQQSTSGPGAKLLQKLSNCGHQRLQKASDMDLLLEELRYISGEWFEEILVEETMNTCQRLIDQITWMNVLEFSSFFVKTNYRSTPLLDRIASVAVQHISKIHPSGTYTILLPFTIMNYDPPQSEEFFETCIQHFSSHLGCFEPHLLVLLGYSLAVAEYFPPALINAIFNVDFLAKLDAQLETLPDSLNWRVRLRLMELNRAVCLECPEFQIPWFHERYCQQMQRKGNGSTNTAQQQIHRMLGEILGGSQYAKVSVLTPYYYGIDFECILDKNKKPLPYMDQSIVLADLVQWGPDIQLLGKKGLPPGAQRIAVEFLDSKAFCKNSYHLKGDTAMKKRHLEILGYQVVQIPHFEWNSMELSSKDAWMEYLKKNIFETN, from the exons ATGCTTTGTTTGAGGAATATTTACGCATTTGCACTGAGACGCTGCCAGTTTCGAACTCTGAGTAGTGACACGTTGCTGAGCCAGTTAAATAGCTGCACAACTGAAGATCAGGTCTTTGATCTTGTTGGAAAGAACAAAGCCAAATTATCTGAAAAACACGTTGGAAGTGCAATTAGTCTACTATGGAAATTTCAAAAGGAGAAGTCCCAACTGTtgaggaatattgactatgtaaaaAATCATTCCCAGTTTCTTACTCTTCGCATTTTAGCTGAAAACAAGATAGAATTTATGGATAATGATCTCTTGGTGGATACGCTGTACAATGTATTGAG GTTCACTGTTGAGGCCCATGATTCTCTGGTAGAAGAGCTGGTCATGGAAGCATGGAGAAGATTAGAAAG GTTTAGTCTGCCAACTCTATCTAAGTTTGCAATGTGTCTGAATGAACAACAGATATACGCTAGCCCTCTAACTGGCAAAATAGCTGATATTGTGAACGTGAACTTGGATTCTATACAGGACACAAG GGTCCTGTCGGTTTTGATGATCAATATATCTGGTGTTATCTCACAGAGTTTTCGAGAACGATTAATACAAAAGGCTGAACTTCTGTTGgaaacagtgaatttcatccatTTCAACCACGCCAGAAGGATGGTGCAGTTTCTTCGAAATGTCAGACGAACTTACCGTCCATTGCTGGAAAAATGCAATAAGGTTTTCCTTGAGAATCCCAGTCAGCTTGATCTAGAGAACATCAGTCTTATCCTTGGACTATACCAGTCATTACAGTTTAACAACACTGAATTCCGATTAGTCATTAAACAGAAGCTAACTGAAACTATTGATGATTGTAACAATCCTATGAGTTTCACAAAATTATTTGCTGCTCTAGGGCCTATGGCAGGACCAGAAGTACGAGAACG GTTAATAGCAACTGCGCTACTAATGGTGGAAGAATTTAACTGTCACCAAGCATTAGTAGTAGTGGAAACGATGGAAGAAATGGAATGTAGAAATTCACATCTGATTCAAAA AATTGCTTCTCTTCTACATAAGTACTTGGATAAGTACAAGCCAGTAGAGTTGGCAAAAATAACACAAGCCTTGGTGCTCCTGCATTGCCAAAATGCAGAGCTTTACACCAAATTAAGAAGATTGGTAGTTGG cTATTTACAAGTTAATGTTATACCCAGTGACATTTCTATGCTAACTCGTGTTCTGTCCATGCTTCCTTCTTCTCAAGTGGATGAAGTAGTGATTAACAGAGTTGATGCAATTTTGCCTCAGTGCAACTTAAGTGATTTGAATGCCTTTGCTACAGCTCTTGTCAGATGGGTTCGTCATGATCAGTCACATCAGCAAAGCACTTCTGGACCAGGTGCGAAGCTTCTGCAAAAATTAAGTAACTGCGGGCATCAGAGGCTTCAAAAAGCCAGTGACATGGATCTGTTGCTGGAAGAACTTAGATATATATCTGGAGAATGGTTTGAAGAAATACTTGTTGAAGAAACAATGAATACTTGTCAGCGCTTGATAGACCAGATTACATGGATGAATGTACTAGAATTTTCATCTTTTTTCGTCAAAACAAACTACCGCTCTACTCCATTACTTGATAGAATAGCTTCTGTGGCAGTTCAACATATAAGCAAG ATCCATCCTTCTGGAACATATACTATTCTCCTCCCCTTCACTATTATGAATTATGATCCTCCTCAAAGTGAAGAGTTCTTTGAGACTTGCATCCAACATTTTAGCTCTCACTTAG gtTGTTTTGAGCCTCACCTCTTGGTGCTGCTTGGTTACTCCTTGGCTGTTGCTGAATATTTTCCTCCAGCCCTGATAAACGCAATATTTAATGTTGATTTCCTAGCCAAACTGGATGCCCAGCTTGAAA CCCTACCAGATTCCTTAAATTGGAGGGTCCGGTTACGCCTGATGGAATTGAACAGAGCCGTGTGTCTGGAATGCCCTGAGTTTCAGATCCCTTGGTTTCATGAGCGCTATTGTCAGCAGATGCAACGTAAAG GCAATGGCAGCACAAATACAGCACAACAGCAGATTCATAGAATGCTGGGGGAGATCTTGGGAGGAAGCCAGTATGCAAAAGTATCTGTTCTCACGCCTTACTACTATGGAATAG ATTTTGAATGCATTCTGGATAAAAACAAAAAGCCTCTTCCCTATATGGATCAGAGTATAGTTTTGGCTGACTTAGTGCAGTGGGGACCAGACATCCAGCTCCTGGGGAAGAAGGGGCTACCACCGGGAGCACAGAG AATTGCCGTGGAGTTTCTGGATTCTAAAGCTTTTTGCAAAAATTCATATCACCTCAAAGGAGACACTGCAATGAAAAAGAGACACCTGGAAATTTTGGGGTACCAGGTGGTTCAG ATTCCTCACTTTGAATGGAATTCCATGGAGCTGTCATCAAAAGATGCATGGATGGAGTATCTGAAAAAGAATATATTTGAAACAAATTAA